The following coding sequences are from one Salinicoccus sp. Bachu38 window:
- a CDS encoding UTP--glucose-1-phosphate uridylyltransferase, with translation MITNWIPQYELMEKSYQEKLDAQYQALDTDEIKAVYEDVYLNPKSVDMESIKEVPYVTPDELEGDMLEDVAYQAMAEGQVAVLLMAGGQGTRLEHQGPKGTFSFEGRSLFELQAAQLKAFEEKAKTPVQWYIMTSDVNHGETLEFFEEHRHFGLEPGNIHFFRQEHFPALSKEGELLISESKNIMLTPNGNGGIFGALKHSGMLEDMKSRGISHVFMNNVDNVVVKVADPLLVGLHIQNGNEVTSKSIAPKPGESVGRLCLVNGEKSVVEYTELPEGEGDAFKNGNIGIHVFSTDFLEKAADVKMPYHLALKKLEHMNRTLQVVKEEGLKFEKFYFDAFRHAKTHMTLQVDRKGEFSPLKNKVGKDSIETAYRDLMDEGLI, from the coding sequence ATGATAACAAACTGGATACCTCAATATGAACTGATGGAGAAAAGCTACCAGGAGAAGCTTGACGCGCAATATCAGGCGCTTGACACCGATGAAATTAAAGCGGTTTATGAAGATGTATACTTGAATCCGAAGAGTGTGGATATGGAGTCCATCAAAGAGGTGCCCTACGTGACACCTGACGAACTGGAGGGTGACATGCTGGAGGATGTTGCATACCAGGCCATGGCCGAAGGGCAGGTAGCCGTCCTTCTGATGGCAGGCGGCCAGGGCACACGTCTCGAGCATCAGGGGCCGAAGGGGACATTCTCCTTCGAAGGACGTTCTCTTTTCGAACTCCAGGCTGCCCAGCTGAAGGCATTTGAAGAAAAGGCGAAGACGCCGGTGCAGTGGTACATCATGACGAGCGATGTCAACCACGGGGAGACACTCGAATTTTTCGAGGAGCACCGCCACTTTGGACTGGAGCCCGGAAACATCCATTTCTTCAGGCAGGAGCACTTCCCGGCCTTATCGAAAGAAGGGGAACTGCTGATCAGCGAAAGCAAGAACATCATGCTGACGCCGAATGGCAACGGCGGAATATTCGGTGCACTGAAGCATAGCGGCATGCTGGAAGATATGAAATCCAGAGGCATCAGTCATGTGTTCATGAACAATGTCGATAATGTCGTAGTGAAAGTGGCAGACCCGCTGCTTGTGGGCCTTCATATTCAAAATGGCAACGAAGTGACCTCGAAATCGATCGCACCAAAACCGGGTGAGAGTGTGGGACGGCTGTGTCTTGTCAACGGAGAGAAGAGCGTGGTGGAGTATACCGAACTTCCTGAAGGCGAGGGGGATGCTTTCAAAAATGGAAATATCGGCATCCATGTGTTCAGCACTGATTTCCTCGAGAAGGCGGCAGATGTCAAGATGCCCTATCATCTGGCATTGAAGAAGCTGGAACATATGAACAGGACCCTCCAGGTCGTCAAAGAGGAAGGTCTCAAGTTCGAGAAGTTCTATTTTGACGCCTTCAGACATGCAAAGACGCATATGACACTCCAGGTGGACCGCAAGGGAGAGTTCTCCCCACTTAAGAACAAGGTGGGCAAGGACAGTATCGAGACTGCATACAGGGACCTTATGGATGAAGGACTGATATGA
- a CDS encoding amidohydrolase — translation MKTLYYNGIIHTMKAPGDTVEAVLEEDGIILRTGTAALGSIADELVDLGGKTMLPGLADTHQHLIMLGKKLKSLALHEVQDIDEMKHLINDFESTHEWNLILGYDENNFPDQYRMSHDELDALTDRPTLVTRVCQHAGLVNTRGLELLGLDGSTEDPEGGYYERDEDGNLTGWAYDKAFEALRAATVDDDVESLSEDIEVAVDYLYTYGITNVHTEDMSYYGPYELPLEAYMKTLGPDRKKFRVNLLRHEAVYDEMVRDAPSFLKGWVEKDAMKLFMDGAFGGKTALVKAPYEGTDDHGIQIHSVEALESLVRKARANGDAIAVHVIGDRACELVVDAIEKYPVPEGKHDRLIHCSLLDASLIERMSRLAVICDVQPTFLTSDMPWVESYLGSERMEYLYAFRTMQAHGLLLGGSSDAPIEAVNPLLGIHTLVTRKGETGVYNEGERISRHDAFRMYTHNAAAIINREDRAGLIASGYYADFAIFDRDVMTVEADELLEAKVEKTIIDGTTVYDSHN, via the coding sequence GTGAAGACACTGTATTATAACGGCATAATCCATACGATGAAAGCGCCTGGGGATACTGTGGAGGCGGTACTTGAGGAGGACGGCATAATCCTTCGGACAGGCACAGCAGCACTCGGCAGCATAGCTGATGAGTTGGTGGATCTCGGCGGGAAGACGATGCTTCCCGGCCTCGCAGATACCCACCAGCATCTGATCATGCTGGGAAAGAAGCTGAAGTCCCTCGCACTTCATGAAGTGCAGGATATAGATGAAATGAAGCACCTGATCAATGATTTCGAATCGACACACGAGTGGAATCTGATACTTGGCTACGATGAAAACAACTTCCCGGATCAATACCGGATGTCCCATGATGAACTGGATGCACTGACGGACAGGCCGACACTGGTCACCCGGGTGTGCCAGCATGCCGGCCTGGTCAATACACGGGGGTTGGAACTGCTGGGGCTGGATGGTTCGACAGAGGATCCTGAAGGTGGCTATTACGAACGTGATGAAGATGGAAATCTGACGGGCTGGGCCTATGATAAGGCATTCGAAGCGCTCAGGGCGGCGACGGTCGATGATGATGTAGAGTCGCTGAGCGAGGATATCGAAGTGGCAGTGGATTACCTGTATACTTACGGCATCACAAATGTGCATACGGAGGACATGTCCTATTACGGGCCCTACGAGCTGCCGCTTGAAGCCTATATGAAGACGCTCGGTCCGGACAGGAAGAAATTCAGGGTCAATCTGCTCAGGCATGAAGCCGTCTATGATGAGATGGTCCGGGACGCCCCCTCCTTCCTCAAAGGATGGGTCGAAAAAGACGCGATGAAGCTGTTCATGGATGGTGCCTTCGGCGGCAAGACGGCGCTGGTCAAAGCACCATATGAAGGGACGGATGACCATGGCATCCAGATCCATTCAGTCGAAGCACTCGAGTCACTGGTCAGGAAAGCCAGGGCCAATGGAGACGCTATTGCAGTGCATGTCATCGGTGACAGGGCATGTGAACTGGTGGTGGATGCGATCGAGAAGTATCCGGTCCCGGAAGGAAAGCATGACCGTCTGATCCACTGCAGCCTGCTGGATGCCTCGCTGATCGAAAGGATGTCGAGACTGGCCGTCATCTGTGATGTTCAGCCGACCTTCCTGACATCCGACATGCCATGGGTCGAATCCTACCTTGGATCAGAACGGATGGAATATCTCTATGCTTTCCGGACGATGCAGGCGCACGGTCTCCTGCTCGGCGGATCATCGGATGCCCCGATAGAAGCGGTCAATCCGCTGCTCGGCATCCATACACTGGTCACACGCAAAGGGGAGACGGGCGTGTATAATGAGGGTGAACGCATCAGCCGGCATGATGCATTCAGAATGTACACACATAACGCTGCGGCAATCATCAACAGGGAGGACCGGGCAGGGCTCATTGCATCCGGATATTATGCTGACTTCGCCATCTTTGACAGGGATGTCATGACGGTCGAAGCGGATGAACTGCTCGAAGCAAAAGTGGAAAAGACAATCATCGACGGCACCACCGTCTACGATTCACATAATTAG
- the proC gene encoding pyrroline-5-carboxylate reductase, with protein sequence MKIVFYGAGNMASAIFIGMIENNVVKPDQIYLTSRSQQEKIMFFKENLGVNVSYDDAELLDGADYVILASKPQSFPDVAKRIRPHLEEKTKIVSVMAGTQIKTIRRELKTENPIARLMPNTNAMVQHSVSGISYSENFPDKDELVELMESFGTTVVVEEDVMHNITAATGSGSAFLYYIYEKYAESLMELGFDEEEALFLTRNLVIGAGKMVEDSELPFSQLRKNITSKHGTTEAGLNALDGEGIKEILTATLNAAANRSEELSQDDE encoded by the coding sequence ATGAAAATTGTCTTTTACGGTGCGGGTAACATGGCGAGTGCCATATTCATTGGCATGATAGAGAATAACGTCGTGAAACCGGATCAGATCTATCTGACCAGCAGAAGCCAGCAGGAAAAGATCATGTTCTTCAAGGAGAATCTTGGGGTCAATGTTTCATATGACGATGCAGAACTGCTGGATGGTGCTGATTATGTCATCCTGGCCAGCAAGCCGCAGAGCTTTCCGGATGTTGCCAAAAGAATCCGTCCGCATCTGGAGGAAAAGACAAAAATCGTATCTGTCATGGCGGGTACACAGATCAAGACGATCCGGCGGGAGCTGAAAACGGAAAATCCGATTGCGAGGCTCATGCCGAACACAAACGCCATGGTCCAGCACTCGGTCAGCGGAATCAGCTACTCCGAAAACTTCCCGGACAAGGATGAACTGGTCGAACTCATGGAAAGTTTTGGGACGACCGTAGTGGTGGAAGAGGACGTCATGCACAATATTACTGCAGCAACCGGGTCCGGTTCGGCATTCCTGTACTATATATATGAAAAATATGCCGAAAGTCTGATGGAGCTCGGGTTTGATGAGGAAGAGGCGCTGTTCCTGACACGCAACCTTGTGATTGGAGCTGGAAAAATGGTGGAGGACTCCGAATTGCCGTTCAGTCAGCTCAGAAAAAACATCACTTCAAAGCATGGTACAACTGAAGCCGGACTGAATGCCCTTGATGGAGAAGGCATCAAAGAGATACTCACTGCAACATTGAATGCTGCAGCGAACCGCAGTGAAGAATTGAGTCAGGATGACGAATAG
- the trhA gene encoding PAQR family membrane homeostasis protein TrhA, which translates to MGEKLGDSLKHIVPLSFGEEVGNSVSHGVAALIFIGLLPFTSVYMYVQGGTMHAVGGSIYVISILLMFLTSTLYHSMAHNTQHKYIMRLVDHSLIYVAIAGTYTPIALSVIGGTWGMVTLIIQWAAAVFGILYKVLSPKVNSKVSLGFYLVMGWMAVIFFPHIFNNTNWMFLLMLVLGGVSYTVGAWFYAQKMRKYFHMIWHFFIIVASFLHYVGIVFYIH; encoded by the coding sequence ATGGGTGAGAAGCTCGGAGATTCCCTGAAACACATTGTACCCCTGTCCTTTGGGGAAGAAGTGGGAAACAGTGTAAGCCATGGCGTAGCAGCACTCATATTCATAGGACTGCTGCCATTCACCTCGGTCTACATGTATGTGCAGGGAGGCACCATGCATGCGGTGGGCGGTTCAATCTACGTCATCAGCATTCTGCTCATGTTCCTGACATCGACGCTCTACCATTCGATGGCACATAACACCCAGCATAAGTACATCATGCGCCTCGTGGATCACAGCCTGATCTATGTCGCAATTGCGGGGACGTATACGCCCATCGCCCTCTCGGTCATCGGTGGCACTTGGGGAATGGTTACGCTCATCATCCAATGGGCAGCGGCCGTTTTCGGCATCCTGTACAAGGTGCTCAGCCCGAAGGTCAACAGCAAGGTGAGCCTTGGATTCTACCTGGTCATGGGCTGGATGGCGGTCATCTTCTTCCCGCATATCTTCAATAACACCAACTGGATGTTCCTGCTCATGCTCGTGCTTGGCGGAGTGAGCTACACTGTCGGTGCATGGTTCTATGCACAGAAGATGCGGAAATACTTTCATATGATATGGCACTTCTTCATCATTGTGGCGAGCTTCCTGCACTACGTGGGCATAGTATTCTACATCCACTGA
- a CDS encoding NAD-dependent epimerase/dehydratase family protein, producing the protein MRIIVAGGDGFCGWPTALYLSEKGHDVTIVDNLVRREIDNELHSNSVTPIASLEERVDKWKELTGKEIKVYEGDLNHYDFLSLVFKNERPEAFVHFAEQRSAPYSMIDRQHAVYTQQNNVLGNLNVLYAIKEFEPDCHLIKLGTMGEYGQPNIDIEEGYIEIEHKGRKDTLPFPKQPGSFYHLTKVHDTHNIMFACKIWGIRATDLNQGVVYGLNTEETKKDPILANRLDYDGVFGTALNRFLIQAAIGHDMTVYGSGGQTRAFLNIRDTVRCVEIAAENPADQGEFRVFNQFTESFSVQELAEKTQQAAKDLDIEASIKNIENPRVENEDHYYNAVNTNLIDLGLEPYLLTQDVLKEILQEALEHKDRIIVDNVLPKVTWK; encoded by the coding sequence ATGAGAATTATAGTAGCAGGAGGGGACGGCTTCTGTGGATGGCCGACAGCCCTGTATCTTTCCGAGAAGGGCCATGATGTAACCATCGTGGACAACTTGGTGAGACGTGAGATCGATAATGAATTGCACTCCAATTCCGTGACACCGATCGCCTCTCTCGAGGAGCGTGTGGATAAGTGGAAAGAGCTCACCGGCAAAGAGATCAAAGTCTATGAAGGTGACCTTAATCACTATGATTTCCTGAGCCTTGTATTCAAAAATGAACGTCCAGAGGCATTTGTTCATTTTGCTGAACAGCGCTCAGCACCATACTCCATGATCGATCGCCAGCATGCGGTATATACGCAACAGAACAACGTGCTCGGCAACCTCAACGTACTTTATGCAATCAAGGAATTTGAACCGGACTGCCATCTGATCAAACTCGGTACAATGGGAGAGTATGGCCAGCCGAACATCGATATTGAAGAAGGCTATATTGAAATCGAACATAAAGGGAGGAAAGATACCCTGCCATTCCCTAAACAGCCGGGTTCTTTCTATCACCTTACGAAAGTGCATGACACACATAACATCATGTTCGCATGCAAAATCTGGGGCATCCGTGCAACAGACCTCAACCAGGGTGTCGTCTATGGTCTGAATACGGAGGAAACGAAGAAGGATCCTATCCTTGCGAACCGTCTGGACTATGATGGCGTGTTCGGAACGGCGCTCAACCGCTTCCTCATCCAGGCAGCAATCGGCCATGATATGACAGTGTATGGCTCAGGCGGCCAGACACGTGCATTCCTGAACATCAGAGACACGGTACGCTGTGTTGAAATTGCTGCCGAAAACCCTGCAGATCAGGGAGAGTTCAGGGTGTTCAACCAGTTCACGGAATCATTCTCCGTACAGGAGCTTGCCGAAAAGACACAGCAGGCTGCGAAAGATCTTGATATCGAAGCATCCATCAAGAACATAGAAAACCCGCGTGTTGAAAACGAGGACCACTACTATAATGCGGTCAATACAAACCTGATCGACCTGGGCCTTGAACCATATCTGCTCACGCAGGACGTACTTAAGGAAATCCTCCAGGAAGCCCTCGAACACAAGGACCGCATTATTGTAGACAACGTCCTTCCGAAAGTGACTTGGAAGTAA
- a CDS encoding NAD/NADP octopine/nopaline dehydrogenase family protein yields MGLKISIFGAGHGGITAAADMTERGHTVTLYQSPQSSRDLSKIEETGEINFNGSPVRIHKFTREVAEAVHDQDVLMLAIPSTAIEPVAENIAPYLEDGQYIMINSASAMCSIRFKRVLHNMKADVDVKVGETMSLTYASRYFPEKNEAQLIAYNRHNLFAAYPSRHTEEMLEVFNRMYDHLKPAENILETTLNNGNPESHPGPSILNAGRIDYAGDEFYLYKEGITEHTVNVIHRIDEERQAICRALGFEALSKSERSVRSGYFEDGMSLLEQYNSSKVLQDIVGPTNLENRYVTEDVSNGLVLWASIGDMVEVETPVMDAVITLTGVLLDRDYFKQGVTLSKLGIEKTDAEQLNQLMRYNHTRD; encoded by the coding sequence ATGGGTTTGAAAATTAGCATTTTCGGTGCAGGACATGGTGGCATCACCGCCGCTGCAGATATGACTGAAAGAGGGCACACGGTCACTCTGTACCAATCTCCGCAGTCCAGTAGGGACTTGAGCAAGATTGAAGAAACAGGTGAAATCAACTTCAATGGATCCCCAGTAAGGATTCACAAGTTCACGAGGGAAGTCGCTGAAGCGGTGCATGATCAGGATGTACTCATGCTTGCCATACCATCCACGGCCATCGAACCCGTTGCAGAAAATATTGCACCATATCTCGAAGACGGGCAGTATATTATGATTAACAGCGCAAGTGCAATGTGCAGCATCCGTTTCAAGCGTGTACTGCACAATATGAAAGCGGACGTGGATGTCAAAGTAGGGGAAACAATGTCCCTTACGTATGCTTCGCGGTATTTCCCTGAAAAGAATGAGGCACAGCTCATCGCCTACAACAGGCACAATCTGTTTGCGGCATATCCTTCCCGCCATACAGAAGAGATGCTCGAAGTATTCAACCGGATGTACGATCACCTTAAACCGGCTGAAAATATCCTTGAGACAACACTCAACAACGGCAATCCGGAAAGCCACCCAGGTCCCTCCATACTGAACGCAGGCCGGATCGACTATGCCGGAGACGAATTCTATCTATATAAGGAAGGCATCACGGAGCATACAGTGAATGTCATCCACCGCATCGACGAGGAACGGCAGGCGATATGCAGGGCCTTGGGCTTTGAAGCCCTTTCGAAATCCGAGAGAAGTGTAAGAAGCGGCTATTTCGAAGACGGAATGAGCCTGCTGGAGCAGTACAACAGCTCCAAAGTGCTGCAGGATATCGTCGGGCCGACGAATCTGGAGAACCGCTATGTAACTGAAGATGTCTCCAACGGTCTGGTTCTATGGGCCAGCATCGGGGACATGGTGGAAGTGGAAACGCCTGTGATGGATGCTGTAATCACATTGACAGGTGTGCTGCTTGACCGGGATTATTTCAAGCAGGGCGTCACCCTGAGCAAGCTGGGCATAGAGAAAACAGATGCAGAACAGCTGAACCAGCTCATGAGATACAATCACACACGGGATTAA
- a CDS encoding glycosyltransferase family 4 protein has protein sequence MKIAIVTETFLPSTDGIVTRLTKAIDYFIREGHEVLVIAPDLGVYDYKGAKVVGVKPITFPFYRYRKWGVPSRKVYHELKKFQPDVVHAVNPILLATSAVKAAQKLDLPLVSSYHTHLPKYLDYYKIYKPAKPLLWWYIKRNHKNADLNLVTSKAIRDELDAQGIKRLDIIPRGVDVIHRHPDYRDEGMRERLTGGNPSNKLLVFIGRIAVEKEIHKLLPLLEKRPDISLAIIGDGPARADIEKRFKGTNTVFTGFVHGEELSKAFATGDAFIFPSVSETLGLVILESMASGLPVIGAKSGPTNEQVHHGVNGMLYENEDLDSMMEAVSVLEDEEKLETMRRNARNEALDYAWDKTSQRLIDFYMEARDRHSVGSRNM, from the coding sequence ATGAAGATAGCCATTGTCACAGAAACATTCCTGCCATCGACGGATGGCATCGTGACGAGACTGACAAAAGCGATAGACTATTTTATACGGGAGGGCCACGAAGTTCTGGTCATTGCCCCAGATCTTGGTGTATATGACTATAAGGGTGCGAAAGTGGTCGGCGTAAAGCCGATCACTTTCCCTTTTTACAGGTATCGTAAATGGGGAGTCCCTTCCCGAAAAGTGTATCATGAACTGAAGAAATTCCAGCCGGACGTTGTGCACGCAGTAAATCCCATACTCCTTGCAACAAGCGCAGTCAAAGCCGCTCAGAAATTGGACCTGCCTCTGGTCTCCTCCTATCACACGCATCTGCCGAAATATCTGGACTACTACAAGATCTACAAACCGGCCAAACCACTCCTCTGGTGGTACATCAAGCGCAATCACAAGAATGCCGACCTCAATCTGGTGACATCCAAAGCCATCCGCGACGAACTGGATGCACAGGGCATCAAACGGCTGGACATCATTCCGCGTGGTGTGGACGTCATCCATCGGCACCCCGACTACAGGGATGAAGGGATGAGGGAAAGGCTGACGGGGGGGAACCCATCCAATAAACTGCTTGTGTTCATCGGCAGGATAGCAGTCGAAAAAGAAATCCACAAGCTGCTGCCCCTATTGGAGAAGCGTCCTGATATCAGCCTGGCGATCATCGGTGATGGGCCTGCCCGGGCGGATATAGAGAAACGGTTCAAAGGAACCAATACAGTGTTTACCGGCTTCGTCCACGGTGAAGAGTTATCCAAAGCCTTCGCCACCGGAGATGCCTTCATCTTCCCTTCGGTTTCGGAAACGCTGGGACTGGTCATTCTCGAATCGATGGCTTCCGGCCTGCCGGTGATCGGTGCGAAGAGCGGACCAACGAATGAACAGGTACATCATGGCGTCAACGGCATGCTTTATGAAAATGAAGACCTGGACAGTATGATGGAAGCAGTATCCGTTCTTGAAGATGAAGAGAAGCTTGAGACGATGAGAAGGAATGCCAGGAACGAAGCACTGGATTATGCATGGGATAAGACATCCCAGCGCCTGATCGACTTCTATATGGAAGCAAGGGACAGACACTCTGTCGGTAGCAGAAATATGTAA
- a CDS encoding alanine/glycine:cation symporter family protein, which translates to METITAISSFLWGYPIIILLFFTSVYLTFRLKFFQFVYPLYIFKQTIGRVGKKTKGKGTITPFQTLTTALSSTIGAANIVGVPVAIMLGGPGAVFWMWVIAVFGMALKFGETALGVHYREQNAAGDYVGGPTYYMKNGIKWPMVGKILAAWYATFLLIELVPSIMVQSNSVASTIQESFDFSPLITGIIIAVAVGIVVFGGVKRIGKVTSFLVPFMAGFYIIAGLIIIFMNITAVPDAFALIFTEAFNPTAALGGGAGAVLAETIRWGFARGIYSNEAGLGTSPIAHAAAKTDHPIRQAFWAVIQIIVDTLIICTITALVVIMTGVWQDSDAHEDNVREALTARAFGEAFGPIGNSVVSLALVIFVFSTITVVVFYGARQAEYLFGLWAGTVMKAVYVVSIVIGAIGGATVLWAFLDLTLFFVILPNIIAVILLSPKIIELKREFFKSDDYYQKDIREENS; encoded by the coding sequence ATGGAGACCATCACAGCAATATCTAGTTTTTTATGGGGCTATCCCATCATCATCCTGCTGTTCTTTACAAGTGTATATCTCACTTTCAGACTAAAGTTTTTCCAATTCGTCTATCCCCTGTACATCTTTAAGCAGACTATAGGAAGGGTGGGGAAAAAGACGAAGGGCAAGGGGACAATCACACCTTTCCAGACTTTGACCACCGCCCTGTCCTCCACAATCGGGGCGGCCAATATCGTCGGAGTGCCTGTAGCCATCATGCTCGGTGGCCCCGGCGCCGTCTTCTGGATGTGGGTCATCGCCGTATTCGGGATGGCTCTGAAATTCGGTGAAACTGCTCTGGGTGTACATTACAGGGAACAGAACGCGGCAGGAGATTATGTAGGAGGCCCTACATACTACATGAAGAACGGAATCAAATGGCCGATGGTTGGAAAAATCCTTGCCGCCTGGTACGCCACCTTCCTCCTTATAGAACTTGTTCCGAGCATCATGGTGCAAAGCAATTCAGTTGCCAGCACCATCCAGGAATCTTTTGATTTCAGTCCGCTGATCACCGGCATCATCATTGCAGTTGCCGTAGGCATCGTGGTATTCGGGGGAGTCAAGCGTATCGGGAAGGTTACATCCTTCCTTGTACCCTTTATGGCGGGCTTCTACATCATTGCAGGCCTGATCATCATCTTCATGAACATCACTGCAGTGCCTGATGCCTTTGCTCTCATCTTTACAGAGGCATTCAACCCGACTGCCGCACTTGGCGGCGGGGCCGGCGCGGTACTCGCAGAGACGATACGCTGGGGCTTCGCCCGCGGCATCTACAGCAATGAAGCCGGTCTGGGTACGTCTCCGATCGCCCATGCGGCAGCCAAGACCGACCACCCCATCCGCCAGGCTTTCTGGGCTGTCATCCAGATCATTGTAGATACCTTGATCATCTGTACGATTACAGCCCTCGTCGTCATCATGACAGGAGTTTGGCAGGATAGCGACGCGCATGAGGACAACGTCAGGGAAGCACTGACAGCCCGTGCATTCGGAGAAGCATTCGGCCCAATCGGCAACTCGGTCGTCTCCCTCGCACTTGTCATCTTCGTCTTCTCCACAATTACAGTGGTCGTCTTCTATGGTGCCAGACAGGCAGAGTATCTTTTCGGACTTTGGGCCGGCACGGTAATGAAGGCCGTCTATGTCGTATCCATCGTCATCGGTGCAATAGGTGGCGCCACAGTACTCTGGGCATTCCTGGACTTGACCCTGTTCTTTGTCATACTGCCAAATATAATAGCGGTCATACTGCTGTCGCCGAAAATCATTGAATTGAAACGCGAATTCTTCAAGTCCGATGATTATTATCAGAAAGATATAAGGGAAGAGAACTCCTGA
- a CDS encoding pyrimidine-nucleoside phosphorylase: MRMVDIIAKKRDGGELSKEEIEHFIKGYTDGDIPDYQVSSLLMSIFFNDMTQEERANLTMAMVKSGDEVDLSAIEGVKVDKHSTGGVGDTTTLVLAPLVAALDVPVAKMSGRGLGHTGGTIDKLEAVEGFHVEITEQEFTDIVNRDKVAVIGQSGNLTPADKKLYALRDVTATVNSIPLIASSIMSKKIAAGADAIVLDVKTGDGAFMKDEEDAVELARAMVSIGNNVGRNTMAIISSMSEPLGYAIGNALEVKEAIDTLKGEGPEDLTALCLELGAQMAVLGGAAESLDEAKDKLRAVIDNGQALEKFKVFLKNQGGDASVVDDVSKLPQAQYQFEVKADDSGFVEEIAAEEIGIASAMLGAGRQTKEDEIDLAVGIVLKKKVGDRVEQGDTIAVIHSNSEDIGEVELKILDNYRIGSKENKIELIKQVITE; this comes from the coding sequence ATGCGCATGGTAGATATTATCGCAAAAAAGCGTGACGGAGGAGAATTATCCAAGGAAGAAATCGAACATTTCATTAAAGGCTATACAGATGGAGACATTCCAGACTATCAAGTATCCAGTCTGCTCATGTCGATCTTCTTCAATGATATGACCCAGGAAGAGCGTGCGAACTTGACGATGGCCATGGTGAAGTCGGGGGATGAGGTCGATCTTTCAGCAATCGAAGGTGTGAAAGTCGACAAGCACTCCACGGGCGGTGTCGGTGATACGACGACGCTTGTGCTCGCACCACTCGTTGCGGCACTCGATGTACCGGTCGCGAAGATGAGCGGCCGTGGGCTCGGCCACACGGGGGGAACAATCGACAAGCTGGAAGCGGTCGAAGGTTTCCATGTCGAGATCACCGAGCAGGAATTCACAGACATCGTCAATCGTGACAAGGTGGCGGTCATCGGCCAATCCGGCAATCTGACACCGGCGGACAAAAAACTCTATGCACTCAGGGATGTTACAGCGACAGTCAACTCCATTCCGCTGATTGCGAGTTCCATCATGAGCAAGAAGATTGCAGCAGGTGCAGACGCCATCGTCCTCGATGTCAAAACGGGTGATGGTGCATTCATGAAGGATGAAGAGGACGCAGTCGAATTGGCACGTGCGATGGTTTCCATTGGAAATAATGTCGGACGCAATACAATGGCCATCATCTCAAGCATGTCTGAGCCCCTTGGCTATGCCATTGGCAATGCTCTGGAAGTAAAAGAGGCCATCGACACGCTCAAGGGGGAGGGTCCGGAGGATCTCACGGCGCTCTGCCTTGAACTCGGGGCCCAGATGGCGGTGCTCGGCGGCGCTGCAGAATCCCTCGATGAAGCAAAGGACAAACTGCGTGCAGTCATCGATAATGGCCAGGCACTCGAGAAATTCAAAGTATTCCTGAAAAACCAGGGCGGTGACGCCTCTGTCGTCGACGATGTATCGAAACTGCCGCAAGCCCAATACCAGTTCGAAGTGAAGGCGGATGACAGTGGCTTCGTGGAAGAGATTGCTGCCGAGGAAATTGGCATCGCTTCTGCCATGCTTGGCGCAGGACGTCAGACGAAAGAAGATGAAATCGATCTTGCGGTCGGTATCGTACTGAAGAAGAAAGTCGGCGACCGTGTAGAGCAGGGTGATACGATTGCTGTAATCCACAGCAACTCTGAAGACATCGGGGAAGTTGAACTGAAAATCCTTGATAACTACAGGATCGGCAGCAAGGAAAATAAAATCGAATTGATCAAACAGGTCATTACAGAATAG